The following are encoded together in the Populus trichocarpa isolate Nisqually-1 chromosome 5, P.trichocarpa_v4.1, whole genome shotgun sequence genome:
- the LOC7468909 gene encoding FCS-Like Zinc finger 5 produces MLLGKRPRNPMKRTTSLTEIKFDLNTASSEAAPPSDHPQKQVGYGGMIDQRSSAATGSPRTSHRRASADFLETPNFLRACSLCKRRLIPGRDIYMYKGDSAFCSQECRQQQMSLDERKEKCSLASKKEAVSSTTATEVSAKGETVAAL; encoded by the exons ATGTTGCTGGGCAAGAGACCTCGTAATCCAATGAAAAGGACGACAAGCTTGACagagatcaaatttgatctaaACACTGCTAGTAGTGAGGCAGCCCCACCGTCAGATCATCCTCAAAAACAGGTGGGATATGGTGGAATGATAGATCAACGGTCCTCGGCTGCCACTGGATCACCAAGAACCAGCCATAGAAGGGCTTCTGCTGATTTCTTGGAGACTCCCAACTTCTTGAGGGCTTGCTCTCTTTGCAAGCGCCGGTTGATCCCTGGCCGTGACATCTATATGTACAA GGGTGATAGTGCTTTTTGCAGTCAAGAATGCAGGCAACAACAAATGAGCTTAGATGAGCGAAAAGAGAAATGCTCATTAGCATCCAAGAAAGAGGCTGTATCCTCCACCACCGCAACAGAAGTTTCCGCTAAAGGCGAGACCGTTGCCGCCTTGTAG